ATATAAATAAAAGGGAATAGacgagagagaaggggagtTGCGAGCAGATTCAATCCACCGGTGTTGTTTCGCAGGTTTCGTTCGTCTTTCGGAGAAGTCGCCGTATCCATCCGATTTGCGGTGGTGGGGGCATGGCCGCGGCACTTCGATGCCTGGTGAGGAAGATGGCACGCGCACCACCGTCGCATCATCCTCGACTCTACTCGGGGCTTGGTCGCTCCTCCCCTACCccgtcctccccgccgccaaCCAGCATCAAGGTATGTATCCGCCTGCAATCGGCGGTGCTCTTCGATTTTTGTACGTATTTCGTTCTCTAGGTAGTTGAGATCTACTCTACCTACCTTTATTATAAATCATCATCCTGGCTATTATAACCTCTTAATTCTTCCACAATTGCAAGCCTCACATCAGTCAAATCCAAACCAATCCACTAGTCCATGTGCAAAAGGCAAGCAAACCAATCTAATCTACTTTTTCATGCTATATCACCACGGTTTAGCATCCGTTTCCAACCATTCAACCAAGCACTCCTTCACGGTTGTTTTTTCATGTAATTCGTTGTTTAGGCAATGAGATCAAAATAGCCTGAAAGGGGTGCTGCAGATCGATGAAATCTGTGCTTCATCGAGCAGGATAGTTTGTAGAGGGTGTAGCTCCTGCGCAGGCTCGCCATGACTCCTCCCTGCATAACAGTGTGATGGAGCTCTCCGCGCAGGGCCTCGCCAGAGAACACTGTCTCTATCTCTATACCCACTAGTCACTTCCTGCTTCAGGGTGGTCCAGAAaggtttttgtttctttttcttttatttttgactGGTGGACCTCACAAACAATGCCCCTAGGGGATCAGTTTTTTCCCATGGGCTGAAACCGTGTTAACCTGAAAGTTCAAACTCATAAACAATAACAAAATCTTTTGAGTTTGAAACCAAGGTAAACCACCTTTGTAGTATATTCTAATAGAGAATAATGGTTACAGCTACATTAGAGATCATGCCATTGTCTATGTTACAATCTTGTATTCAATTTCTTTTGTTATGTTGTTTGATACGTTCTTTACTTTTCGTCAGGATCCTACTCTGGACAAGGAAAATCTCATTAAATTGGAACGGTACAACCTCCtgttcctttctctctctcttttcttttctggcCTCTCATCCAACATGTCATCAAGTCACAAATTGTCAATTTTCACTATGTAGTCATATATCTGCATTATTTCAATTTTAGGAGCTGTAAACGTTTATATGATAACTGATAAGATATTGTTACTTGCATTTGTGATTTTCAGCGCAAAGGCACAATTCATAACGACTACAAACACTTGTGTTTGCATTTTGATGTTTGGTGGTTCGCTTTATTTTACTTTTGTTAAGCCGAAGTTGAACGAACTGAGGGACAGAGTAGAAGCTCTTTCTAGAAAAGTAGCAAGGTTGAAGAAGGAAGAGGACGTAAGACAAGCCAACAACATGCAAACCTCAGGTATTTATTTCATAtgccctccttttcttttgcttggCTTAAGCTATGCAAGCATTAAGAATCGAATTTTGTTATCATTGGTGAATTATTAGCATGACTATTGATAGGGGAGGGAATATCGATTAAGAGAAACTACCAATGAACATAAATGAATGCAAAATATCTTACTATTTTACACCTTGCTATTTGAGAAGGCATATGCGAACTGCATCAGTATGGTGTTTAGCTTGGTTAGGAACACATAGTTTTCCTTTTAGCTATCGTGCATTAATAACATATATGTTGTGTTACATTTAATATTGCAATTGCTAACTTAACATGTGCAGCAGGAGGACATGAGAAGGATCCTGGTGGCCACCAAGCTTAGATGAGGCCTAGAGCACGGGGCAAAAGAGTTGAGATGAGAGGCTTTAATTGTGCTCGTTTGCCCTTTTGTTCGATCTCGGTTAGGATATTGTAATGCTAGCTGATAATGATCTATGttaattttttcttttggtgCCTGCGCCTTCTTTTTGTTTGTGGGGTTGTTGCGTTGGATGCCATGCAACCGAATTCGTTTGCTTCCTGAAGTCTTGGGAGTCATGTTGCTCCTCTGGTGAAAAGTGAAAAAGCTCTACAGGTGATTGCTCATGCACAAACCGTGCCCAGCGTGTGAGCATTCACAAAGGTTTGCTCTGAAATCACTCCATGCTCCACCAGTTGCGCCTCGAACCCCCCAAGGCGTCCCCCGGCGGAGAGTTCGCCGCCTTCCCCATTAGGGTTGGCGGGCCAAGCGCGCGGAGAGAAGCGGAGCCAGCCGCCGCGGAGTCCCCTCCCCAACCCCAATCGCCGGGTCCTCGGCTCgatcgcctccacctccgcccctcCCAGCCCCGCGCGGAGGTATCcctcggcggaggcggccgccgccttccGCACGGCGCCCTCGTAAGGCTTCGGAACCTCGAGGAGAGACACGAATCAGGAGGACCGCCGCGGTGGTGGCCCGGCGAGGCGGACCGAACGAATCCCTACGCGTGGTTCCTCCTCCCGATCGCCGCCCGCTCCATtggtgagagaggagagagaggcgtTTGGGGGCGGCCGCCGCTGGGCGGGGGCAAATCGAAGCTTCGGCTCGATTCGATtcaggcagcagcagcttgcCCGGACTGACGACGGGCCCTAATCATCCCCAAGATGGGTCGCTCACATGGGCTTTATTGGGCCTTGTTCGGCTGGAAAGACATGGCCTTTCGGCTTGCTTGCCTATCATGGGCCTCGGCTCAGAAAACATGCTACTCTTTCACTACTTTTAAATTTCTGATTAAATCCTCCTCCGTTATGCTTGGGGTAGGTGCTGCTGGATCATGCATGCGGCCCCCAAGATATAAGAGTATAATAGACAGGTGCCGGCCAACGTGAGGGGGAGCAAAAAGGTCACCTTTGTTGGCGAGCGGACTACTCGATCTGTCTTTTGCGCATATTGTATTGCAAAAATATTGTATGTTTGGCATGCATCACGCATCATCAGGCTCTAGTTTATTGGCCGACTAGGAGAGACCACGTATACAAATGGCCAGGCCGGCAGCTGTGGATGGAGCACTTCAATAATACTATTGTATACTACTCCCCATTCTATATTCTATAtggtaggtcgttttaattttttagtttagatgtataataatatctataaacctagaaaagttaaaatgacctgcaattttGGAACTACTTGAAACATTCGTTGAGCTATACATATTTTGGCTGCAGCGTTGAGGTTGATAATATACACAGAAATAAGTAATGAGCCGAAAAGTTTGGGCTTAACtagtagtactccctccgttctaaattataggtcgttttatcatagatattattatgtatctagacatacactatatctaagtgcataacaaaaactatgcatctagaaaagtcaaaacgtcttacaatttggaacggagggagtagtactcAATTGGTTACCTTTGCTGGCCACCGAGGAATTGTTCTTATTAATCGATTGCTTGAGGTCCAAACGGTCAAGGAGCGTGAGGTCGATCGGAATAGGTCAATAGGATACGCGTGCAGTCTGGTGATGCTAGCTAGCTGCTACGGCTGCTTATAATTATAGAATTGGTGCGTCGTCGTTATTGGCTGTTGACGTCTCGCATCTGAACTCTCGTTGACATGTGGGGGCAAGTTGGTGAAAAAGCTATGTTTGGCATGTTCTAGGGGGCAGAGTTTTGGCTTAGCAGCTGTGCATGTGTTTCGGGTATCTGCCCTGTTCCTTTCTGATAAGGTGCCCTCCACCCCCCCATATGTGGTCACCGGTCATGCATGTTTGTTGTATATTTGTGTGTAGGAGAAAAAAGAGGATATCAACAGCAAAAGTGTTGTACACCTTTTTTACATTGTTATAAATTTGTTGCTTCTATATTGGTGGTTTGTATGTGAAcctgagggaaaaaaaataacaagtgAAGCTTGTGCTTTACTCACAGGGCTTTATGAAACAAGACAAGGATGGTAGTTTATTATATGCGCAACGGAGTGATGGTCACTAagcgttttttttttgccgcaGAGTTACGGTTCAGATATTCTCTTGAGCAAAAGCATGTGCGTGCTTCACTGATTTGTAGTAGGTCGATTAAACCTATTGAAAGATGCATAGTAGACCGGAAGAAGCAATACATGCAagtacagttttttttttaaggcTGACTAGATCGACTTTTGCTCCAAGTCATTGTTCCGTTGTTCGTCTAagggatgtttagatactaggtgctaaattgtagcagtgtcacattggatgttcggatgctaattaggaggactaaacatgagctaattataaaactaattgcaaaatctctggactaattcgcgagatgaatctattagtatcaaacatccaatgtgacatgtgctaaactttagctagtggtatccaaacaccccaacaaAGGACGAAGGATGAAGGATGATGTACGTAGTATTGTTGCCACAAGTGCCGACCTATCAGCAAGATATCTAGCTTGGCTTGTGGAAAATCAATCAATTGGAGACTACTGACTGGCTGGTACGTCCTCCAATTGGCCGGATTACGTGATCTCGAGACCGCCTTGTGCAGTTTTGCTACGCTGGCGACGAGAGATTTTATTATAGGAGTAGCACCACAAGGCCAGAAAGCAATCCGTCAAGGTCAGTGCATTATTCCTTGGGAAGGCGAAGGACGCCCATGTGCCTGCCACCAATCAGTGCAGCTGAGCACCCGAAAAGGTGATCGATGGACTGTTAtgccgcagcagcaggcgggATCCCGAAAAGGAGGCAATTGATTGAGCCGGCACGCAACCGCAGGACCCAATCGGCCAATCCATCCACCCATCCAACGACCAATGGGTGCGCGAGCCGCTGGCACGTGACGTGACGGACCACCACGCCCGCCCATGTGCCTGTCTACGAGTCCGTCTTGTCCtcgagaggagaggaggatgaaCCGGTCACGGCCCCCGGCGCTCGTAAAGGCCAAAAGGTGCCTTTTCGCTTGGATCCGTGCGCACGCTTTGTTTAATCGCGCCGATGATCCTCTGCGCCTGTTGCCTCGCAACTTGCTTTGCTTCCACCGTCGCCCCAGAGGCAGCTTTGCCTTCCTGCCGACACCTTCGGTCGTCCATGGCGCTCCCTCTGTGCAGGGGCAGCCTCTGTTTTCTGGGGAGTACATGCGCGAACAGGACGTGCTCAGGATTCTCTCCGCCGGTGAAAGATTATCGCGGGATATCGCTCTCCGGATCTTCCACACATTTATTAAAAACAAAAGGGAAAATCATTCGACCTCCAAGTCGCCCACGTCCATTGGAGACGAGACCGATGGATGGATGGTGCCGCGTGAGGCTGACCGACCACACACGACGGGCGGCAGCGCCCAAATAAATCGCAAAAGGCAGCGCCTGCTCCGGAAAAATCGAGTGGGCGAGGAAGGAAATATCCAGGCGGAACGAGTGGGCGGGGTATGGAGACGCCATCGATCCATCGGATCGGCCGGCGTGTGCTAGCTGTCTGTCGATTGACGATGGCGATGGAATTTTCCACGGCATGACGATGCAgtttaataataataattaatatCGAATGTGTCTTTCAAAAGAACAATCAGTCAAATGTTTACCCTCACTTCGTTTCTCGCAATTATATTGGAGTGGAGCAATCAGAAGCAATGGTTGGGAGAAGGGATGGATGGTTGCCGACGAACAACACCTTTTCGCAGCTGACGCGCGCTGCTgccaaaataataaaaaatgcCATGGCTGCATGTGCCCGCAAGACTAGGCCGGCAGCATGTACTTGTCCTAGACAACAATAATGCCCGAAAGGTTAGCTAGCTGAAAGGTCGCCTTGCCCTGCTCGTGTGCCCAATGCCGATGCGATGCGGCGGTCCATCCATCCCGTTCCCGTCCAGCAACAGCCAGAGCAGAGCCGATATGGGTTTGCGCCGGCAGTCCGGGGCACCATGACTCGTCCCGTTCCATGCGCTTAAGTCACGCCCCCGGCCTTCTCCCAGCTTCCGGCGATTGTGATGTGGACTTGCAGAAAGAACAAACTCCCCGCACAAGCCGAATGCATAAAACAAGTGCATGGATACCCTTGTTTCATGCATAAACATAAAGGACATTCAGCCTTCTCCTCTCAAATCATAGCAAAGAAGCCGGTAGCCACCAAGAACTTTCTCCGCTTCTCCTGCTCCATAAAAACGGGTGTTGGCTTTGCTACCGTCCCAAAAAGGCGATGATGAcacaaccaaaaccaaaaccaagcaGCCGTGCAAGTGCAAGCGCACGGGGGTGCCTTTACGCTTTGACTCCGGCCTGGCCTGCCCGTTGTGGGGGCGTCGCGTTCCGTTGGTTGGACGACCACCACCTTTTCGATCGCCTCTCATCGCAGACCTCATCCTCATTATCTCATCAGGCAGCAACGGCGGAAAACGGGAAAAGTCGATGCGTATAGTGTAGCTGTTGCACTGCGCGTGCCTGGCCGGACTCTCGCTTTGTGCAAAGCTGGCTGAAGACGtccaagggaaaaaaaaaggctaaaTGTTCAATAAAGCTGATGTGTACAAGTACAAAGGGGGCATGTATATTCTGAATTTCTAAAGCTGCTAGCAGTCCCAGAAAGCAATCTCTAAAGCAGATCAGCGGTTGACGATTGGCCTCCAACTTGTGTGAATGCGATTGTGCATAGTacgtgtttggttgcatgcactaCTTGATGTATGCATGGGTGATCCTGGATGGTGAGGTTCAactagggtgtgtttggttggttgtatcatttgattcatgtatgaaatgattcaaaataataatgatccttttatttggttgggtgaattggaccaactcatccaagatgaggccatcccacttaatacattattctacgaattagagtgaaccatatggtacaagcaaattggttgaaccaccccatccaggatcatccatgcatgtatcatgtggtgcatgcaaccaaacacacccctaatttgcttgtaccatatgattCACTcttattagtagaataatgtattaagtgggatggcttcatcctgGATAGGTTAGTACAATTCAAccaaccaaacaaacaaaaagatcattattattttgaaccatttcatacatgaaccaAATGATACAAGCAATCAAACTCACCCATACTGTAGTTGACAGAAATTGTTCGGCAATAGGCAATAATGGATTAGAAACAAACAGTATAACATTTTTTTGAATACTGCTATGCATTACGACTTAATACAATTGTTTTTTTTGGGTTGTTTTAACTTCCTCCGAGGTTTGAGCGATGTTTTTTGCTTAATAAAACTGAAAGTTAATCTTCTTATATCTGAAAAAAAAGACATGTGACAAATTTGCGAATCTCTCGTGAATGAACACCTTTTTGAGCGTTGAATTTTTGGCTAGCGGATAAAGCAATTCGCATCGCAAAAGCGCAACGAAGATGATACAACAATCGGACCCAACCGTGCAACTTTGTTCCGGGATGGAAAAAGTCGCCGAAAGCTTGTGCTTCTGGAGCTGGAGCTTTCCGCTAGCTTCGTTTTGCAgcattcactagtagagaactagcctttagtcccggttggtagggtgcatatcttccgaaaatccatccgggataaaccaaccaggataaaaggggatctttagtcctgggtccttcaaccgggagtaaaggtcaccctttaatcccggttggtgaaagggcctgccacgccaggcgcgggacaggccctttactcccggttgagtttcccaaccgggactaaagtcctacttaaattttcatgcatggcgtctgaaattttcatgcatcacgtatatagtaccgcggcccttttgttaacctttagtagttgagactttttttataatggaatcaactagtatttaaacgaatgaaatttgtaattagacaattactatatatatacacaattcttatacacaattcaactagtataatgaaatcaactatatatacaaattggtcttagcgcgtattatatatacaaatcaaactatatatctacaatcttcccgtcgaggtgttgctcggagcgtctaattgttgtccatcgtaataaaattctctttgtggatttaccacctcatccattaggaatccaatgagaccttcacatattgccgctactctttctttcttcaagagtccttgttgaatatttaacatctataatttggaaatttgtgaatatTACATGAACAATttaatataaggagctagaaaataattaactagtaatagttttattttacgtactttaaagttgtgcggcgtcatctttagtcgcTTGGATcacataaaactgtgcatgtgctcatagatgtagtagccacatagattattcccgggttcctgtcttaagcacttctgtgcggaaaaaaataagttatgaaatatttgtgttatacaatgtactaaatgtgcagacttcatacgtaccgggaagtctgtgttccatgtaagtttttctttgaatggacctttgtgtgtccttataaattgtttccatgcgctgcggattagaataatgaatgatatagtgtaaccgggataaaatttaggaaacaaacttttgcatagagataaaggtccagaattattacaagcctagcatgtcttgcatgtcttggtactccaccggatcttttcctcaacgaatcgaagatagtgacgtggcttctttcaagttcaattataatgaggatctagtggaagctgcgtacgtaaaatgttcatgcatattagagctaactaattaatcaggtaaggaaaaggacaacgaaagtagacggtatacacatacttacttgaagttgtatggaagtagtatgaaatccttgaatttttgtttgtctaggaaattgtatacttccatcaaggttttttccgacgataattgtatctgtttttggttaactacggatggatccatgaagccaatatgtaggtacgcctctcgttggcacgtctgaattagcatgctacataaaatttacatgtagataaatggatacttacagaacccaagcgctgatcagagagacgtccagggcatcatgatggtacacttcgtatatatcctgaaagtctagccacagaactttctcgccttcgccgtaaaaatctatcggttttaccttaaggcccaacatctccctcgagtcggcggacaccttcatgtaccattgatggaattcgtacatctttgttgatagctttcgtaccaactcaggccttactagatatttgcctagctcaaaagtccatctcggttcaactgacggtgcagctggcggctcaacttgccctaaacattcatcaagtcccataccggtttcttccatgaatttcaatacttgtgcttgttgatccaagggcattgctgctaccttttgagcgtctttttttgataaatgcccgaGGTCTGGAACAgtaccactggaagatgactttcctttccttttatccctcccatcaacctttactaaagcccgttcatagtttgatagtagtggtatcctttttttggcttcttcttccattctgataaaaaaaagtttaaatctcttcaatttactagcggtggctccatctcccttacttttttctcttcagcttgtttcttgaaccatgCACTgacctctgcttggatttctgcccactgttctgcatgactcattgcctcccagcgttccttacgagtcacttcaggctcctttgttttcttctttctatgtctttgcttgggaggcggtgctcgtgacttctttagtggtgttgtaggttccttcatcggggctgctcttagtcccgacgacggtgatcggggaggggtgttgttattgtcgtcgccgctcccaccaccaggatgtggtggagatggagaccttgatagagcaggaagcgacggtcctggagcaggttgtgcaggagatgacagtctcgagctatgaggagaaggtcgatgctggggatctacggggagcggtcttaagctctgaggagatggctccgtgccgggaatgatgatgtagcgtttgcgccgtagaatgatcccatgaagcgcatctgccagtgtcctttCCCTGTTGCCTCCCgagaggtcgagctctaggccttcatattggctatcaacaacctactctacgcggacgctggcgtagccaggtggaatctccatgccatggctgctCTGCCCTGACAGGATTGGTaatgcactcccgtacgccacctgcacatatagcagaagtaaacaagttattaaactccaatcccAAGACATGGATcatttgagaagattgcataaatattttgtataagtataccttaatagtgaggttcccgaccggtgcatgcagctcacatgaggtgcgttgcgtgatggcatccacggggaaccgttgctcctccaccggtaatctgggcgtctgcgcatcggggacccctatagaagcacaactgctcaagaggcgttaaGAAGGGCTcgcgtagtttggattcggcaatgctctagattgggccaactccgcaactgcgtgggtcactcgacgattgatttcctccaacattctttcttcttgtgcctgcactttggattctagcatctgccgccagctctcctcgatctattcctttcttctcttgcagcttctgtacgatgcactgtcacctcggaaagcaaacttccacggaatgaccccgaaccctcggcaacgtcctgggtgctcgggattaccgagggccaatgtgagctcatcattctctcggtccaccttcaacctcccaggtttagaatcttcaatgttcttcataagacttTCGACCTTCTTatgtattgtctcattgaatatcaacgtcccatcctcttggctcagggagcctccatgagcgtaataccaatttttcgatcgttcgggccattcaatagttgcaggtacgattcctcattcgattagatcttgttccatcttctttcATTTGGAAAATTGCtatgccataaccacctcgccctagatgatgatggtaccccttctgaccagaatttgtagtgttggtctagatttttttcacaccgtcttcactcctcttatattcaacaaatgtcttccagtg
Above is a genomic segment from Setaria viridis chromosome 4, Setaria_viridis_v4.0, whole genome shotgun sequence containing:
- the LOC117852659 gene encoding uncharacterized protein isoform X1 encodes the protein MAAALRCLVRKMARAPPSHHPRLYSGLGRSSPTPSSPPPTSIKDPTLDKENLIKLERAKAQFITTTNTCVCILMFGGSLYFTFVKPKLNELRDRVEALSRKVARLKKEEDVRQANNMQTSAGGHEKDPGGHQA
- the LOC117852659 gene encoding uncharacterized protein isoform X2; protein product: MAAALRCLVRKMARAPPSHHPRLYSGLGRSSPTPSSPPPTSIKDPTLDKENLIKLERAKAQFITTTNTCVCILMFGGSLYFTFVKPKLNELRDRVEALSRKVARLKKEEDVRQANNMQTSGGHEKDPGGHQA